The Bacteroides acidifaciens genome includes a region encoding these proteins:
- a CDS encoding HNH endonuclease signature motif containing protein, translated as MKTWTDEQLAILDSEYPTADLKELARRLDKTLSAVKTKALIRKLRRSPRISFWNSERLDKLKKLYSNHTNEEIAQILGTTYSAVNRIAFKLRLFKSKEFKFQCASKSFFPKGHQPMNKGRKQTEYMSEEQLAKTKATRFKKGHIPKNHKPVGYERITRDGYIEVKTAEPNVFELKHRLVWVEHNGEIPPGYNIQFKDGNRQNVSIENLYMISRSEQLKKENSLYARYPEDVQYLIKLKGALNRQINKVTKKNES; from the coding sequence ATGAAAACGTGGACTGACGAACAACTTGCTATACTTGACAGTGAGTACCCGACTGCTGATTTAAAAGAACTTGCTAGGCGTCTTGATAAAACACTTAGTGCTGTTAAAACAAAGGCCTTGATTCGAAAACTTAGGCGCTCTCCGAGAATCTCGTTTTGGAATAGTGAGAGGCTTGATAAATTGAAAAAGTTATATTCCAATCATACTAATGAGGAAATAGCACAGATATTAGGTACCACTTATTCTGCTGTAAATAGAATTGCATTTAAATTACGGCTCTTTAAATCTAAAGAGTTTAAATTTCAATGCGCTTCTAAAAGTTTCTTTCCCAAAGGCCACCAACCGATGAACAAGGGACGTAAGCAAACGGAATATATGTCAGAGGAACAATTGGCAAAAACGAAAGCTACTCGATTTAAGAAAGGACATATCCCCAAAAATCATAAACCAGTCGGTTATGAACGCATAACTCGTGACGGTTACATTGAAGTGAAAACTGCTGAACCGAATGTCTTTGAACTTAAACATCGGCTTGTATGGGTTGAGCATAATGGAGAAATCCCTCCTGGTTATAATATTCAGTTTAAGGATGGCAACAGGCAAAACGTTTCCATTGAGAACCTTTACATGATTAGTCGTTCTGAACAATTAAAAAAAGAGAATTCTTTGTATGCCCGATATCCGGAAGATGTTCAGTACCTAA